In Pseudomonas sp. R76, one genomic interval encodes:
- a CDS encoding methionine ABC transporter ATP-binding protein, translating into MTAAHSQLRDLGLPPRDAEQTELHPDLNRAHVRFINLGKTYDGSVHALQGIDLAIQRGEVFGIIGRSGAGKSSLIRTINRLEQPSSGRVLIDQVDIGEYDEDRLVALRRRIGMIFQHFNLMSAKTVWQNVELPLKVAGVPKPQREQKVRELLELVGLQDKHNAYPAQLSGGQKQRVGIARSLVHDPQILLCDEATSALDPETTQSILALLREINQRLGLTIVLITHEMAVIREICDRVVVLEHGRIVEQGPVWQVFGNPQHEVSKTLLAPLQHGLPEELQSRLQLTQTRADAALVLRLQFTGSDTDEPDLAALFSALGGRVRLLQGGVERIQGHALGQLLLAVNGSPHTAEELRNRAGRWAQQVEVLGYVV; encoded by the coding sequence ATGACCGCCGCCCACTCTCAACTGCGCGACCTGGGCTTACCGCCCAGGGACGCCGAGCAGACAGAACTGCACCCGGATTTGAACCGCGCCCATGTGCGCTTTATCAACCTGGGCAAAACCTATGACGGCAGCGTGCATGCCTTGCAAGGCATCGACCTGGCGATCCAGCGCGGTGAAGTGTTCGGCATCATCGGCCGCAGCGGCGCCGGTAAATCCTCGCTGATCCGCACCATCAACCGCCTGGAGCAACCGAGCAGCGGGCGCGTGTTGATTGATCAGGTGGACATCGGCGAATACGACGAAGACCGCCTGGTGGCCCTGCGTCGGCGCATCGGCATGATCTTCCAGCACTTCAACCTGATGTCGGCCAAGACCGTGTGGCAGAACGTCGAGTTGCCGCTGAAAGTCGCCGGCGTGCCCAAGCCACAGCGCGAGCAAAAGGTGCGTGAGTTGCTGGAGCTGGTGGGCTTGCAGGACAAGCACAACGCTTATCCGGCGCAGCTCTCCGGTGGGCAAAAACAGCGCGTGGGGATCGCCCGTTCGCTGGTGCACGACCCGCAGATTCTGCTGTGCGACGAGGCCACCTCGGCCCTCGACCCGGAAACCACTCAATCGATCCTCGCCTTGCTGCGCGAGATCAACCAGCGCCTGGGCCTGACCATCGTGTTGATCACCCATGAAATGGCGGTGATTCGCGAAATCTGCGACCGCGTGGTGGTGCTCGAACACGGGCGCATCGTTGAGCAAGGCCCGGTGTGGCAAGTATTCGGCAACCCGCAGCATGAGGTCAGCAAAACCCTGTTGGCGCCGCTGCAACACGGCTTGCCGGAAGAACTGCAAAGCCGCCTGCAACTGACCCAAACCCGCGCCGACGCCGCGTTGGTGCTGCGTTTGCAATTCACCGGCAGCGACACCGATGAGCCCGACCTGGCCGCGCTGTTCAGCGCCCTCGGCGGGCGCGTGCGTTTGCTGCAGGGCGGTGTGGAACGGATCCAGGGGCATGCCCTGGGGCAATTACTGCTGGCGGTGAATGGCTCACCGCACACGGCCGAAGAACTGCGTAATCGCGCCGGGCGTTGGGCACAACAGGTGGAGGTGCTGGGCTATGTGGTTTGA
- a CDS encoding MetQ/NlpA family ABC transporter substrate-binding protein — MKKTLLTHPVKALALALGLFSAAVFAADAPLKVGTTAAFAIPLEAAVAEAGKQGLKVELVEFTDWIAPNVSLAAGDIDVNYFQHIPFLENAKAAAGFDLVPYAPGIINNVGLYSKKYKSFDDLPQGASVAIANDPINSGRGLQLLAKAGLITLKPGVGYKATEEDIVANPKKIKILQVEAVQLVRAYDDADLVQGYPAYIRLSKTFDAESALLFDGLDHPEYVIQFVVQPKSKTDPRVIKFVDIYQHSPVVRAALDKSLGKLYQVGWEDKK, encoded by the coding sequence ATGAAAAAGACCCTGCTCACCCACCCAGTCAAAGCACTGGCCCTGGCCCTTGGTTTATTCAGCGCGGCGGTATTCGCCGCCGATGCACCGCTGAAAGTCGGCACCACCGCCGCCTTCGCGATTCCCCTGGAAGCCGCTGTCGCCGAAGCCGGCAAGCAAGGCCTGAAGGTCGAGCTGGTGGAGTTCACCGACTGGATCGCACCCAACGTCAGCCTGGCCGCCGGCGATATCGACGTGAACTACTTCCAGCACATCCCATTCCTGGAAAACGCCAAGGCCGCCGCCGGTTTTGACTTGGTGCCGTATGCGCCGGGCATCATCAATAACGTCGGGCTGTATTCGAAGAAGTACAAAAGCTTCGACGACCTGCCCCAAGGCGCCAGCGTGGCGATTGCCAACGACCCGATCAACAGTGGTCGCGGCCTGCAACTGCTGGCCAAGGCTGGCTTGATCACCCTCAAGCCGGGCGTGGGCTACAAGGCCACCGAAGAAGACATCGTCGCCAACCCGAAGAAGATCAAGATCCTGCAAGTGGAAGCCGTGCAACTGGTACGCGCCTATGACGACGCCGACCTGGTGCAGGGCTACCCGGCGTATATCCGCCTGTCCAAAACCTTCGATGCCGAGTCGGCGCTGCTGTTCGACGGCCTCGACCACCCGGAATACGTGATTCAGTTCGTGGTCCAGCCCAAAAGCAAAACCGACCCGCGCGTGATTAAGTTCGTCGACATTTACCAGCACTCGCCGGTGGTGCGTGCGGCCCTGGATAAATCCCTCGGCAAGCTCTACCAAGTCGGCTGGGAAGATAAAAAATGA